A single window of Mustela erminea isolate mMusErm1 chromosome 4, mMusErm1.Pri, whole genome shotgun sequence DNA harbors:
- the LOC116587869 gene encoding LOW QUALITY PROTEIN: olfactory receptor 2W1-like (The sequence of the model RefSeq protein was modified relative to this genomic sequence to represent the inferred CDS: inserted 1 base in 1 codon), producing the protein MDTNNGSSTTDFILLGFSDRPQLEPIISGVVFIFYIVTLVGNTTIILVXYLDTQLHTPMYFFLSNLSFLDLCYTTSIIPQMLVNLWGPTRSITYGGCVLQFFFALDLGATECLLLAVMAYDRYAAVCQPLHYMVIMNPQLCQNMVLTTWLGGLGSALILCSLTLKLPRCGHREVDNFFCEMPALIKMSCVYSKVIEVILFTLGVIFLLVPLSLILISYAVITQAVVRIKSAARWSKVLNTCGSHLTVVTLFYGTAIYMYMKPQNSTSQDEGKFFTLFYTIITPTLNPLIYTLRNKDVKRAVKRILCVEK; encoded by the exons ATGGACACAAACAATGGAAGTTCCACCACAGATTTCATCCTGCTGGGCTTTTCTGATCGGCCCCAACTAGAACCCATCATCTCTGGGGTGGTCTTCATCTTCTATATTGTGACTCTGGTAGGAAACACAACCATCATTCTGG TCTACCTAGACACCCAGCTCCATACGCCCATGTATTTCTTCTTATCCAATTTGTCTTTTTTGGATCTCTGCTATACGACTAGCATTATCCCCCAGATGCTGGTAAATCTATGGGGTCCAACAAGGTCTATTACGTATGGAGGGTGTGTGCTCCAGTTCTTCTTTGCCCTTGACCTGGGAGCCACCGAATGTCTTCTCTTGgctgtgatggcctatgaccgctatgctGCTGTCTGTCAACCTCTTCACTACATGGTCATAATGAACCCTCAGCTTTGCCAGAATATGGTGCTCACCACGTGGTTAGGTGGCCTTGGCAGTGCGTTAATTCTTTGCTCCCTGACTTTGAAATTACCAAGATGTGGCCACCGGGAAGTGGATAATTTTTTCTGTGAGATGCCAGCATTGATCAAGATGTCTTGTGTCTACTCAAAAGTAATTGAGGTCATTCTCTTTACTCTCGGGGTGATATTTCTTCTAGTACCTCTATCACTAATTCTCATCTCATATGCAGTAATCACTCAAGCAGTCGTGAGGATCAAGTCAGCAGCAAGGTGGAGTAAGGTCCTTAACACATGTGGTTCCCACCTCACAGTAGTAACTCTGTTTTATGGAACAGCCATTTACATGTACATGAAGCCACAGAATAGCACCTCCCAAGATGAAGGAAAGTTCTTTACTCTCTTTTACACAATCATCACACCCACCCTTAACCCTCTGATCTacactttaagaaacaaagacgTGAAGAGGGCAGTAAAGAGAATACTGTGTGTTGAAAAATGA